Genomic DNA from Desulfonema ishimotonii:
CCAGCCAGACACATTGAAAGAAACCGAATCTGAATCTGAAATTAATTCAGAGGTCTGTGTGAAAGCCGAATGGGTTCCAGAAATATTTCTACAAATTCAATATCTTAATTTAAATATTGACGGGATTGGCCGTATGAGACAATATGGCTGACGGATTGAAGCCGGTAAACGGGCAGCGATAAATTTGTACCTGTAAATAATTCTGTGAGAACAGTTTTTCTTTTCAGCACAGACACTTATTTACAGATTCCGGGTTATTGGTTATTTTTCAAAAATGTCCCAATGACCGTTCAGTTCGGCAATCTTTAAGGTTGCCAGGGCTCTGCTTCCGACTTTTCCCCGGCTCATGCCTTTCTTTTTCTGCCGGAATCCGACGACCTGATCGCAGGCTTTTTCAACCCTCCCGCTTCCTATGGTTTTTCCGACCGGTTTGCGTAATTCATAGTTAATGATTTCGCTTTTATGCTTTTCAATATATGAAACCCAAGTTGCCACCTATATGGCTAACCTTCTGATTTTTCGTTCGGCAAAAGCCGGAAGGCCGTGTAACTCTCTGACTCTGCGTTACCGGTCGGATAGGTGGCAACTTGGGTTATATGAAATAAGTTCGGACAGCTTCTTTTTATTTTTCGGAATAATTTATGATTTCTTCGGCATTCCCCCGCCACAGGTGATACATCAGAAATTTCAGATGGGCGGATTTTTCATCCTTATTACGTGAGATCATACTCATATATACTCTCACCTTATTTACAAAGGTGATACCAATCCAGGATCAGTGTCACCTGAAAACCGAAAATCTCTCTTAATCTCAGGTGTATATCCTTTGCACCGTCAGTGATCGCCACGATATTCAGAGGGTGCCCGCCTTCCGCCGTACTCCCTGAGAATCCGGCTTCTTGTCCGCATCTTTCAGCGGTACGCATTCATCGCCTTTCTCATCGCTCAGAGCCGTCATATAAGCAAAACCGCCTTCCGGTTTTTTCAGGAATTACCACATTCGTATTTACGCGCTCTTTCCGCCCTTTTCCCTCTGTGATATCGTCCGGTGATCTGTCTGCCGCTTTCTGCCGGACGGCTTTCTGTTCTCTTACCTGAATGCCGTCATCGGAAATGAGAGTTTCCCCTGTTTTCCTTTCATAAACAGCAACTTCGGCGTTTGTCCCGGGGAAGACTGACGGATTCCGGCCTGACAACAGATCGGCAACCTCTATTCTGATTGCCCTGTTTGGTTCGGAGGATTTCCCAGCAACAATCTCACGGATTCCCGCACCGCTCAGAACCCTGTCCCCGCATACCCGTCTCAGCAGACCTGCCACCCCGGCATAGCTCAAGCGGAGAACTCTCTGAGGCGGTTGCTGCATGAAAACCTCTTGTGTTTTTTTTGCGGTATAACGTTATACATCTTTCATAACCCTAATTTTTAGATTTTGACAAAGCACCAGGTTATTTTTGAAGAAGTCCCTAACAGGCTTCAGCCCGGAAATTCATTTCCGGGCGGTTAGAATGGTTGCGGAGAATAACCAGTCTCAGAACTGGTGTCTGAGAACAGAGAAACGTATTTTGGGGTTGATGTACTGCACTTTTCAGGACAGAGACAGTATACCGACATAATAAAAGTAATATCCTGAGCCTCTTTTTTATAATTTTTTGCATACCCGTCTGTATCGAATTAAATAAATTCAAATAGTTAACTATAAAAAAACAATATAAAAATATAATTAAAGTTATATATTTATCATCGGAAAACCTGTGCCTGAAGGTTTTACCTGCCTTTGCAAAACCTGCCTGGTATTTATTTTTCAAATAATAAACGACAGTTATATCTTTGAACGGCAGGGTGAGGGTAAAATTGGGACTTCAATTTATACAAAAATTGTAAAAACGCTTTTCAAAAAGCTTCAAAAAATAGTGTTTTATTTAACCTTTTATAAATATTATCAAAAAAACAGACCGTCAGGGCTATTTATATTATGGCAGAGCCATTAATTTTTCATATAATTTGGCACAAAATATGCTTATAGTATCTGAGCCTGCACGACAAGAACCTGTCAATAATATTTTAAAACCTGAAGGAGACGAACATGAAAAAATATCTAGCGGCACTCACTGTTTTGTTGGTTGTTTTATGTGTTTCAGGAACTGCAACGGCTGTTTCGCTCAATTCCGGCCAGCTCATAGGCACATATTCCGGAAATGATCCGAGCAGCGACTCAAAAGATCTCAGCGGATTGGAGTCGATCGTTGAAGCGTATCTGGGGGCTGAGGACATAGATCTCGATTTCTACGCCAAAGTAGATGCGCCTGGCTCTTCTACAACGGAAGGTTCGGGCAGTCTGAGCCTTACCTACTCCTCGGAGAATAAATCCGGTACCTGGACCGCCGGGACAGCCATTAATTTATACAGTGTAAAAGCGGGTAAGGGCTACGCCCTGTACTGGTTGGATGATGCGATAGCTTCTGCGACCTGGGCCACGGAAAATCTGACTGTCGGCAAAAAAGGCAATATTCCGGCAATATCGCATCTGTCAACATGGATAGTAAAATCCGATGGCGGCGGCAGTGTTGAGCCGACACCTGATCCTGTGACGGCGCCCACACCGGAACCGGCGACAATAGCGCTTCTGGGTTTCGGACTCATCGGACTGGCCTGCGTGAGACGGAAATTTCAGAATTAATATGTTTAACTTTGTCAGGCCAGGTAAGATTCCCGGTATCTCTGCTCTTCCCTGCTCCCTGCAAACGCAGGCATCCGAATTTTACGACACAACCTCCTGCTGAATGACCTGACAAAGGAAACCCAAAAGGCAGCGTCTTTTATCTGACGCTGCCTTTTATCTTTCCCTCTTTGTGTTTTCCAGACTTTAAGGCCGTTAGGGACTTGGAAAAAATAAATTTTCCATAAAAAGCTGTTTTTAAAATGCCAACGAGTTAAAAGCGGAGTGCGAAAATTAAGGCCGGAGGCCCGTTTTTCGCAGCTTTTGCAAAAGATCGCCCCTTCGGGGCTTAACTTTTGCACTCCGAAAAAAAGCTGTCTGCCGGTAAGTTATTTCATGCCGAGTCCCTTATACCGATCAGATGCCATGAGCCAGTAGCAGGAAGTTTAACGAAATCCCCCCTATCAGAATTTCCCCGCCCCCCACCAACAGGTTAACGATGGCGACCAGGGCCCTTCCGGCCTTTGCCCTTCTCATCTCTTTTCAGACTGTCTTTTTGTTTCTGCGCCCCCTTCAGTCCCTTTTCACAGAATAATTTTTTCCCGGCCATATCGGTCTCACAATAATACATGGTGGTGGAAACCGTGGACGGGGTCGGCGTGAAAATCTGAACCTGTTTCGGTATGTGCTTCAGCTCTTCCGACAGAAATGTTCTGAGGCGCTGCATGTGGTTCAGGGTACAGCCCGGATGGGCGGCCATGATATAATAGGTCATAAAATACCGTTTGCCGGATTCGGCACAGGCATTTTCAAACATCGCCCTGAATTGCATCAGCGGTTTTACGGACGGCTTGTTCATCAGGGCCAGCACCTCGTCCACGGAATGTTCCGGCGCAAGCTTGATCTGGCCGGAGACGTGGTGGTCCGCAAGCGCCCGGACATATTTTTTCCCGGATTTCGTGTCCGCCACCACCATGTCATGCCGGATGCCCGATGACACAAAGACCTTTCGGATGCCGGGAAGATTTCGGATATTGCCAAGCAGTTCCATCTGCTTCCTGTGGCCGAAGCTCAGATTGGGGCAGGGCCGGGGCATGAGGCAGTGTTTGGTCTTACAGGCCCATCCCTTGCGGCAGGCCGTGCCGTACATGTTGGCCGTGGGACCGCCCACATCGTGGATAATGCCATTGAACCCCGGCAGATCCCGGATACGCACCACCTCCTCCGTGACCGATTCCATGCTGCGGGAAACGACGCTCCGGCCCTGATGCACAGCAATGGCGCAGAAGCTGCACTGGCCGAAACAGCCCCGGTGCGTGGTCACAGACTGGCGGATCGTCTCCAGCGCCCGGATTTCGCCGGTTTTATAATACGGGTGCGCGTCGCGTTCAAATCTCATATCATAGATTTCATCCAGCTCGGCAGACGACAGGGGCGGGTGCGGCGGGCTCTGGATCAGAAAGCGGTCACCGTGTTTCTGGGACAGCCCGTCAGATGTATTTTCAACGCTCTTGTTGAACAGTTTCGTCATGTCAAGAAACGCCTGCCGGTCTGATGAGACCGTTTCAAAGGAGGGCAGGAGGATATGATTCTCTCCCGGGGTATTGGCGATATAGCAGATCCCCCGGAGCGACTGCCAGTCTGTCCCGTCCCGCAGCGACCGCGCCAGTTCCAACACGGTTTTTTCCGCCATGCCGTAGGCGATGATGTCGGCCTTGGCGTCAAACAGGACGGACCGGCGCACCTTGTTTTTCCAGTAATCATAGTGGGCAATGCGCCGCAGGCTGGCTTCGATTCCGCCGAGAACGATGGGACGGGTATTTTTGAAATGCTTGCGGATCAGGTTGGTGTAGGCAATGGTGGCGCGGTTGGGGCGGGTGTTGACGCCGCCGGGGGTGTAATCGTCCTGGCGGCGGCGTTTCAGGGTCGGCGTGTAGTTGGCGACCATCGAATCCACGGACCCGGCCGTCACGCCCCAGAAGAGCGCCGGTTCCCCGAGGCGGGTGATGTCTTCTGCGTCATCGGTCGAAGGCTGGGCGATAATCGCGGTTCTGAACCCGTGTTTCAGCAGATATTTGCCGATCACGGCCACGCCTATGTGCGGGCTGTCAATATAGGTATCCCCCGTCACCAAAATGACGTCCGGCCTGTTCCAGCCAAGGGATTTTATTTCTTTTCGGGTTGTGGGTAAAAACATGTGATAATATCCTGTAAAATATGGGTGATTCTGTTTCAGGCGGTGTGCGGGCCGGGCAAAGCAAACCCCGGCAACAGTGCGCTGTTGCCGGGGATATCGTCCGTCCCTGCGGGATTTTGAAAAAACATCCGCTCAGATTGCAGTGATTTTATCCTAAACAGGAACGCCTATCAACTGAAAACCGCCTTCTCCGGGAAAAAGCGGTGTCGTATGAGGGCGCGCTCATGAAGGCCTTCTGATGGAAAGGGTTGAATTCTGATCCCTATCGTAATAATAATCAGATCATTATTAATAAAATAATAATAAACATACAGAGGCTGTTATGAACTGGGATAATTTTTTAGAAATACTTACAAAAAAACTCAAACATTCAGGAAAAGAAGGCTTTGAAGGCTTAACGGCT
This window encodes:
- a CDS encoding YgiQ family radical SAM protein produces the protein MFLPTTRKEIKSLGWNRPDVILVTGDTYIDSPHIGVAVIGKYLLKHGFRTAIIAQPSTDDAEDITRLGEPALFWGVTAGSVDSMVANYTPTLKRRRQDDYTPGGVNTRPNRATIAYTNLIRKHFKNTRPIVLGGIEASLRRIAHYDYWKNKVRRSVLFDAKADIIAYGMAEKTVLELARSLRDGTDWQSLRGICYIANTPGENHILLPSFETVSSDRQAFLDMTKLFNKSVENTSDGLSQKHGDRFLIQSPPHPPLSSAELDEIYDMRFERDAHPYYKTGEIRALETIRQSVTTHRGCFGQCSFCAIAVHQGRSVVSRSMESVTEEVVRIRDLPGFNGIIHDVGGPTANMYGTACRKGWACKTKHCLMPRPCPNLSFGHRKQMELLGNIRNLPGIRKVFVSSGIRHDMVVADTKSGKKYVRALADHHVSGQIKLAPEHSVDEVLALMNKPSVKPLMQFRAMFENACAESGKRYFMTYYIMAAHPGCTLNHMQRLRTFLSEELKHIPKQVQIFTPTPSTVSTTMYYCETDMAGKKLFCEKGLKGAQKQKDSLKRDEKGKGRKGPGRHR
- a CDS encoding PEP-CTERM sorting domain-containing protein is translated as MKKYLAALTVLLVVLCVSGTATAVSLNSGQLIGTYSGNDPSSDSKDLSGLESIVEAYLGAEDIDLDFYAKVDAPGSSTTEGSGSLSLTYSSENKSGTWTAGTAINLYSVKAGKGYALYWLDDAIASATWATENLTVGKKGNIPAISHLSTWIVKSDGGGSVEPTPDPVTAPTPEPATIALLGFGLIGLACVRRKFQN